A genomic segment from Oncorhynchus clarkii lewisi isolate Uvic-CL-2024 chromosome 12, UVic_Ocla_1.0, whole genome shotgun sequence encodes:
- the LOC139421423 gene encoding protein phosphatase 1 regulatory subunit 27-like yields MKYSYQLPVSSYTTRYSQYTPTHYTPTNYTPTHYTPSNYTPTHYTPTNYTPTHYTPTKYTPTSYTSTKYSSTHYTPTSYTPSLYTPTHKTSSSYTPSYSKGTRYSAAARHTAHIPAQQTPAPLPLKPVRAVHFSNDIIFQDLVRHGEMEQIGRFMRAKKVRLHTLFPSGMAALHEAVLTGNLDCVKLLVRYGADVHQRDEDGWTPLHMACSDGFPEIAGYLLSLGASAFAENENGEKPVDLIDPDCKELVNLFEAGCV; encoded by the exons ATGAAGTATAGCTACCAGCTACCAGTGTCATCGTACACCACGCGATATAgtcagtacacaccaacacactacacCCCCACCAATTACACACCTACGCACTACACCCCCAGCAATTACACACCTACGCACTACACCCCCACCAATTACACACCTACGCACTACACCCCCACCAAATACACACCCACTTCATATACCTCAACAAAGTACAGCTCAACTCACTACACCCCCACAAGCTACACCCCATCACtttacacacctacacacaaaaCCAGTTCCAGTTACACCCCTTCGTACAGCAAAGGAACACGCTACAGTGCTGCTGCACGTCACACAGCACACATACCTGCACAGCAGACTCCTGCACCTCTACCACTCAAGCCAGTCCGGGCTGTACACTTCTCCAATGACATTATCTTCCAGGACCTTGTCCGACATGGTGAGATGGAGCAGATTGGACGCTTTATGAGAGCGAAGAAAGTACGTCTGCATACCCTCTTCCCATCTG GTATGGCAGCACTCCATGAGGCCGTACTCACAGGGAACCTGGATTGCGTGAAGCTGCTGGTGAGATATGGAGCTGATGTCCACCAGAGAGATGAGGACGGCTGGACGCCTCTACACATGGCCTGCAGTGATGGCTTCCCCGAAATCGCCGG CTACCTGCTCTCTCTTGGTGCCAGTGCATTTGCAGAGAACGAGAACGGGGAGAAGCCAGTGGACCTCATTGACCCAGACTGTAAGGAGCTGGTCAATCTATTTGAGGCAGGCTGTGTGTAA